A stretch of DNA from Streptomyces gobiensis:
TGTAGGCGACCACCGCGGCAAAAGCGGTCGAGCCATCGGCCTTCCTGGCGAAGCCGATCGCCACCCCCACGCAGAACAGCAGCGCGATATTGCCGATGATGCCATCGCCCGCGCCCGCGAAGACATCCGCCAGCCGGTCCCAGCCCAGGCCGTCCTCGCCGAGGACATCCGGTTGCCCGAGGCGGAGAATGAGGCCCGCGGCGGGCAGGGCGGCGACGGGCAGCTGAAGGCTGCGCCCCAGCTTCTGCAGGCCCTGCAGGGTGATCTGCTGCCAGCTCTTGCGCGGCTTCGCGTCCGGGGCGGCATCGGAACTCATCGGCGCTCTCCCGTTTTGCCTGCGGGCGCGGACTGGTGTAGACCAGTTGTGGGACGGTGTCGGCGCGGCCCTGAAGCACGGCGGCGACGACTGCCATCATTCGGCAGAAGCACCGCTTTCGCCCCTGAAGTTGGGCCAACCGTGGGTTACCGTTGCCATCTGATCCAAGGGGCGAGATGGGCTGCCTGAGACACAGGTGAGACACAGGAGAGTGATATGGCCAGCAAGGCTGAGAAGATCGTCGCCGGACTCGGCGGACTCGACAACATCGAAGAGGTCGAGGGCTGTATCACCCGCCTCCGAACCGAGGTCTCGGACGCTTCTCTCGTCGATGAGGCCGCTCTCAAGGGCGCCGGAGCGCACGGCGTCGTCAAGATGGGCACCGCCATCCAGGTCGTCATCGGCACCGACGCGGACCCGATCGCCGCGGAGATCGAAGACATGATGTGAGGGGCGTTCGCCGCCGCTGAGGAGAAGGCCCGTTTCCGTTCCCTGCGGATCGGGCCTTCCGCTTTTACGACTACGCTCGCTCCCATGTCTCGTATCGACGGCCGTACGGCCGAACAGCTCCGACCCGTCACCATCGAACGCGGCTGGAGCAAGCACGCCGAGGGCTCCGTCCTCATCTCCTTCGGCGACACCAAGGTCTTCTGCACCGCCAGCGTCGCCGAAGGCGTTCCGCGCTGGCGCCGGGGCAGCGGCGAGGGCTGGGTCACCGGCGAGTATTCGATGCTCCCGCGCGCGACCAACACGCGTGGTGACCGCGAGGCCGTCCGTGGCAAGATCGGCGGCCGTACCCATGAGATCTCCCGGCTTATCGGCCGGTCCCTGCGCTCCGTTGTCGACTTCAAGGCGCTCGGCGAGAACACCATCATCCTGGACTGCGATGTCCTTCAGGCCGACGGTGGCACCCGTACCGCCGCGATCACCGGTGCGTATGTGGCGCTGGCCGACGCCGTCACCTGGGCTCAGGAGAAGAAGCTGATCAAGGCCAAGGCCCAGCCGCTCACCGGTACCGTCGCCGCGATCAGCGTCGGTATTGTCGGCGGCGTTCCGCTGCTCGATCTCTGCTATGAGGAGGATGTCCGCGCGGAGACCGATATGAACGTCGTCTGCACCGGCGATGGGCGCTTTGTCGAGGTCCAGGGGACGGCGGAGGGGGAGCCCTTCGCGCGTGAAGAGCTGACCGCCCTGCTCGATCTGGCGGTCGCGGGCTGTGCCCAGCTTGACGGTGCGCAGCGGCAGGCCCTGGCACGGACGTCCTGAGCCTCGCGGACGTCCTGAGCCTCGCTGACATCTCGGAATGGTGTCAGGGGGTGTCTGGTGGGTCTCCGTGGAGGAAGGAGCGGCGTCTGGTGCGTGCGATCGCAAGGCGGAGGAGGAAGCCAACCTGGTTGGTTGGCGACCGACGACAACGCAGCGAGCGTGCGTGCCAGACGCCGCGACGCCGCGGAGATCCACCAGACACCCCCTAGCCCTCCCGGTCGCACAGTCCACGGTTGTGCGACCGGGCGGTTCCCCGCCCATACCGGTAGCGCCCCACAGCGGTGGCCAGCCGGTTGGCGGTGTTGCGACAGCAGCTGTGGTCCGTAACCGTGAGATACAGACGGGCCGCGTGCATCCTTTTGCTCACTGTGAGCGTCTAACCATGA
This window harbors:
- the rph gene encoding ribonuclease PH; the encoded protein is MSRIDGRTAEQLRPVTIERGWSKHAEGSVLISFGDTKVFCTASVAEGVPRWRRGSGEGWVTGEYSMLPRATNTRGDREAVRGKIGGRTHEISRLIGRSLRSVVDFKALGENTIILDCDVLQADGGTRTAAITGAYVALADAVTWAQEKKLIKAKAQPLTGTVAAISVGIVGGVPLLDLCYEEDVRAETDMNVVCTGDGRFVEVQGTAEGEPFAREELTALLDLAVAGCAQLDGAQRQALARTS